A stretch of Lepidochelys kempii isolate rLepKem1 chromosome 14, rLepKem1.hap2, whole genome shotgun sequence DNA encodes these proteins:
- the ENPP7 gene encoding ectonucleotide pyrophosphatase/phosphodiesterase family member 7 → MHAGELKGGNGQNFHEMPVDISAMFSDPPTAPGGANARTRGRYRHGSFTQTDATPLPQAPGSLIHLPALSIGLTWSDGLSPLALGPVHLKILISVCSSSFFCHTLLSPGACAPLQDRGNRNKLLLVSFDGFRWNYDQDVETPNLDAMARDGVKARYMTPAFITLTSPCHFTLVTGRYTENHGVIHNMWYNTSTGQKLPFYSTQGVSKWWDNGSLPIWITAQRQGLKTGSLFFPGGRATYQGEQVNVKKVESLFHNYSNETEWMQNIDTVMNWFVEDNLDLVTLYFGEPDSTGHKYGPESQERKNMVRQVDRAVGYLRKCIKDKGLESTLNLIITSDHGMDTVIKKNEIYLRTVQNFSFQDIRFELLDYGPNGLLVPKEGKLDQVYQVLKNAHPKLHVYKKEEFPKRFHYANNTRITPLMMYSDPGYVIHGRLKVQFNKGEHGFDNEDMNMKTIFRAVGPAFKKGLEVEPFESVNIYALLCNLLGITPEPHDGSLSIMQPMLSEDVDQVAQQFLGSGALSTCPKKLQLVVGIAMVLGLWFGIY, encoded by the exons ATGCATGCCGGGGAGTTGAAGGGAG GAAATGGGCAGAACTTCCATGAGATGCCGGTGGACATTTCAGCCATGTTTTCTGACCCACCCACGGCACCTGGTGGAGCGAATGCCAGAACACGAGGACGATACAGACATGGAAGTTTCACACAGACTGATGCTACGC ctctgccccaggctcctggctccctcATCCActtgcctgccctgtcaatcggGCTGACCTGGAGCGatggcctctccccattggcccTGGGACCTGTCCATCTCAAGATCCTGATTTCTGTGtgctcttcctctttcttttg CCACACTTTACTGTCCCCAG GAGCCTGTGCCCCTCTGCAGGACAGAGGAAACCGCAACAAACTCCTGCTGGTCTCCTTCGATGGCTTTCGCTGGAACTACGACCAGGATGTGGAGACACCCAATCTGGATGCCATGGCAAGAGATGGGGTGAAGGCACGTTACATGACTCCTGCCTTCATCACCTTGACCAGCCCATGCCACTTCACCCTGGTGACTG GGAGGTACACAGAGAATCACGGCGTGATTCACAACATGTGGTACAACACCAGCACCGGCCAGAAGTTACCCTTTTACAGTACACAGGGGGTCTCCAAGTGGTGGGACAACGGCAGCCTGCCCATCTGGATCACAGCACAGAGACAG GGCTTAAAGACGGGCTCCCTCTTCTTCCCTGGGGGGAGAGCAACCTACCAAGGTGAGCAGGTGAATGTGAAGAAAGTGGAGTCCCTTTTCCACAATTACAGCAATGAAACTGAGTGGATGCAGAACATTGACACTGTCATGAACTGGTTCGTAGAAGACAATCTAGACTTAGTCACTCTCTACTTTGGGGAGCCAGACTCCACGGGACACAAGTATGGCCCTGAATCCCAAGAGAGGAAAAACATGGTCAGGCAGGTGGATCGAGCTGTCGGCTACCTAAGGAAATGCATCAAGGATAAAGGCTTGGAGTCGACACTCAATCTGATCATCACATCTGACCACGGGATGGACACGGTCATAAAGAAGAATGAAATTTACCTCCGCACAGTGCAGAACTTCTCCTTCCAGGACATCCGGTTTGAACTCTTGGATTACGGACCAAATGGGCTACTGGTGCCAAAAGAAGGTAAACTAGACCAGGTGTACCAGGTCCTGAAAAACGCCCACCCGAAGCTCCATGTCTACAAAAAGGAAGAGTTCCCCAAGAGATTCCACTATGCAAACAACACCAGGATCACTCCCCTGATGATGTACAGTGACCCAGGATATGTGATCCATGGG AGACTCAAGGTCCAATTTAACAAGGGGGAGCATGGCTTTGACAATGAAGATATGAACATGAAAACCATCTTCCGGGCTGTGGGACCAGCCTTCAAGAAGGGGTTGGAGGTGGAGCCGTTTGAGAGCGTGAATATCTATGCCCTCCTCTGCAACCTGCTGGGGATCACACCTGAGCCACATGACGGGTCCCTGAGCATCATGCAGCCCATGCTGTCTG aggatgttgatcaggtggctCAGCAGTTTCTAGGATCTGGTGCTCTCTCCACTTGCCCCAAGAAGCTGCAGCTGGTGGTGGGAATTGCCATGGTGCTGGGACTCTGGTTCGGGATATACTAA